Proteins from a single region of Parcubacteria group bacterium:
- a CDS encoding HAD family phosphatase produces MIKAIIFDMNGVIIDDEHAHEMAFRDTVKEYKIDLTHDDYLACCAGKTDRRGYEDIAKKFQQDLPVDTLLDRKWKIYPQLFEKHKKAFEGVVELIRDLSQKYTIALASSASRDEVILITKEFDVEKYFSVMISANDVVNGKPHPEPYLKTAELLHVSPVSCAVIEDSPSGVRAAKSAGCYCIAITTTHTKEDLREADVIVGSFADIDDVLINKLGV; encoded by the coding sequence ATGATCAAGGCAATTATTTTTGACATGAATGGAGTGATTATTGATGATGAACATGCGCATGAGATGGCGTTTCGAGATACGGTTAAAGAATATAAAATTGATCTTACACACGATGATTATCTTGCGTGTTGCGCAGGAAAAACGGATCGACGCGGATATGAGGATATTGCAAAAAAATTTCAGCAAGATCTGCCCGTTGATACTTTACTTGATCGTAAATGGAAGATTTATCCGCAACTATTTGAAAAACACAAAAAAGCCTTTGAGGGTGTTGTGGAGCTCATTCGTGATCTTTCACAAAAATATACAATTGCACTTGCGTCCAGCGCTTCGCGTGATGAGGTTATTCTGATCACCAAAGAATTTGACGTGGAAAAATATTTTTCTGTGATGATTTCTGCAAATGATGTAGTCAACGGAAAACCACATCCGGAACCATATCTCAAAACCGCAGAGCTGTTGCATGTTTCTCCCGTATCATGTGCGGTCATAGAAGATTCTCCGAGTGGTGTGCGTGCGGCAAAATCTGCAGGCTGTTATTGCATTGCAATCACAACGACACATACAAAAGAAGATTTGCGAGAGGCGGATGTGATCGTCGGATCTTTCGCAGATATTGATGATGTTCTAATCAATAAATTGGGAGTATAA
- a CDS encoding HD domain-containing protein produces the protein MLDQKEIIQKTVAYVQSALLQADGAHDWWHVYRVWQLAKHIAKEEGADTFVIELSALLHDVADAKLYGGDEEIGVRRIREFLSSVDISTDVIERVINIIIHLSFRETFHEKEYKSVELFVVQDADRLDALGAIGIARAFSYGERKGCKIHDPQIKPNLQMTKEQYVKRESTTINHFYEKLLLLKDQMNTKTGKVIAQERHAFMEQYLAEFYKEWEGKK, from the coding sequence ATGTTGGATCAAAAAGAAATAATCCAAAAAACCGTTGCATATGTCCAAAGTGCGCTTTTGCAGGCGGATGGGGCACATGACTGGTGGCATGTGTATCGTGTGTGGCAATTGGCAAAGCATATCGCGAAAGAAGAGGGTGCGGACACGTTTGTGATCGAATTAAGCGCATTATTGCATGATGTCGCAGATGCAAAACTGTATGGAGGCGATGAAGAGATCGGAGTGAGAAGGATCAGAGAATTTTTGTCGTCAGTTGATATTTCCACTGATGTGATCGAGCGTGTAATAAATATCATTATACACCTCTCATTTCGCGAAACTTTTCACGAGAAAGAATATAAGTCTGTAGAACTTTTTGTTGTACAAGACGCCGATCGATTGGATGCATTGGGCGCTATTGGCATTGCACGAGCATTTAGCTATGGAGAACGTAAGGGATGCAAAATACACGATCCGCAGATCAAGCCAAATTTACAAATGACGAAAGAACAATATGTAAAAAGGGAGTCAACGACGATCAACCACTTCTACGAGAAATTGCTTTTATTAAAAGATCAAATGAACACAAAAACAGGCAAAGTCATTGCACAAGAAAGGCATGCGTTTATGGAACAATATCTCGCAGAATTTTATAAAGAGTGGGAAGGTAAAAAATAA
- a CDS encoding TatD family hydrolase gives MNEQKIPMIDSHMHLHDVKFDHDRVDVIARAHDAGMVQMITVGTNQESSQRAVDLAHAEKDVFATIGLHPLHLFSASNCDPEEQFIEEFDHDFYYSLAQDDRVVAIGEVGLDYHHFGEGDDIEMIKEKQREVFKECIVMCNDVRKPIVVHCWDGYEELVDILTQFPVEKRGVIHSYIGSWKNAEKFIALGYKIGVNGIVTYGDSYDKLLRNIDLKDLLIETDCPYLPPRPLPRENRCEPRDVYYVAQKIADVKDLSTEEILQTTTKNAKEVFHI, from the coding sequence ATGAATGAACAAAAAATTCCGATGATCGATTCACATATGCATCTTCATGATGTGAAGTTTGATCATGATCGCGTGGATGTGATCGCACGCGCGCATGATGCGGGCATGGTGCAGATGATCACTGTGGGGACAAATCAAGAGTCATCACAACGTGCTGTGGATCTCGCGCATGCGGAGAAAGACGTTTTTGCGACAATCGGGTTGCACCCGCTTCATCTTTTTTCTGCGAGCAATTGTGATCCGGAAGAGCAGTTCATCGAAGAATTTGATCATGATTTTTATTATTCACTTGCGCAAGATGATCGCGTGGTGGCGATTGGGGAAGTTGGTTTGGATTATCACCATTTTGGAGAGGGAGATGATATAGAGATGATCAAGGAAAAGCAACGAGAGGTTTTCAAAGAATGTATTGTAATGTGCAATGACGTCCGCAAGCCGATCGTGGTGCACTGCTGGGATGGGTATGAAGAACTTGTCGATATTTTGACACAATTTCCGGTAGAAAAACGTGGTGTGATCCACAGTTATATCGGCAGTTGGAAAAATGCGGAGAAATTCATTGCACTGGGCTACAAGATCGGGGTGAATGGAATCGTGACATATGGGGACTCTTACGATAAATTATTGCGTAATATTGATTTGAAAGATCTCCTTATCGAGACAGATTGCCCTTATCTACCACCGCGCCCATTGCCACGCGAAAACCGCTGTGAACCACGCGATGTGTATTATGTTGCACAAAAGATCGCCGATGTAAAAGACCTGTCAACAGAAGAAATATTGCAGACAACAACAAAAAATGCCAAAGAAGTTTTCCATATTTAG
- a CDS encoding GGDEF domain-containing protein: MTKFFMEGNREFNSPQPDNDSQKEQLQQEKESMRKRVEALRETDSPYDDSVYNIAEKEGDYRKVLSRGNIPSVTAEELANLYSNETLEKIEAEKAKWIDDLTGLQNRTAFVHEVKKYLTLEKRTESEVAFLMIDFDHFKRVNDEQGHDAGDVALEKIARIIDRTVRDSDIVYRYGGEEFMVLLPNTDSRSALILAERIRSSVENSDITVTDNEGKEVTLKKTVSIGCVGTDQIADWQDLSKKDMEQLLNKITNFADRAMYTSKICGRNRVTLFDETLVDVAKKK; encoded by the coding sequence ATGACAAAATTTTTTATGGAAGGAAATAGGGAATTTAATAGTCCACAACCAGATAATGATTCTCAGAAAGAGCAATTGCAACAGGAAAAGGAATCGATGAGAAAAAGAGTGGAGGCTTTGCGAGAGACTGACAGTCCGTATGATGACTCCGTCTATAATATTGCAGAAAAGGAAGGAGACTACAGAAAAGTATTATCTCGTGGGAATATACCAAGCGTGACAGCTGAGGAGTTGGCGAATCTCTATTCCAATGAAACATTGGAAAAGATCGAAGCGGAAAAAGCTAAATGGATCGATGATCTGACGGGATTGCAAAATCGAACGGCATTTGTACATGAAGTGAAAAAATATCTTACGCTTGAAAAGCGAACGGAAAGTGAAGTTGCTTTTCTTATGATCGACTTCGATCATTTTAAAAGAGTGAATGATGAGCAAGGTCATGATGCGGGCGATGTTGCATTAGAGAAAATTGCACGAATTATTGATAGGACAGTGCGTGATTCCGATATCGTATATCGTTATGGAGGAGAAGAATTTATGGTGCTTTTGCCAAATACGGATTCACGATCAGCTCTCATATTGGCTGAACGTATACGATCTTCAGTAGAAAATTCAGATATTACAGTTACTGATAATGAAGGAAAAGAAGTGACTTTAAAAAAGACGGTGAGCATAGGTTGTGTGGGCACAGATCAAATTGCAGATTGGCAGGATTTGAGTAAAAAAGATATGGAACAACTGTTGAATAAGATCACAAACTTTGCGGATCGAGCGATGTACACCTCAAAGATTTGTGGAAGGAATCGTGTGACGCTGTTTGATGAAACGTTGGTTGATGTCGCAAAAAAGAAATAA